A portion of the Ignavibacteria bacterium genome contains these proteins:
- a CDS encoding ribose-phosphate pyrophosphokinase — protein MSNLEIFSGRSNQTLANAIAKKLEMRLGKCDIENFADGEIWVKYNSNIRGKDVFIIQSTNPPSDNLMELLILIDAAKRASARRVTAVIPYFGYARQDRKDQPRVSITAKLVANLITHAGADRVITMDLHAPQIQGFFDIPVDHLYSSAVFMPFLRKKKIPNLAVVSPDVGGIKLARAYAKRLQVELILIDKRRPKPNVVEVMNIIGDVKGKNILIVDDLVDTAGTFTNAVKALNAEGAKEIYGVCTHAVLSQNAIEKITNSAVKKLYVTDTFPSKNVGEKITTLTVANIFSEAILRCYNNQSISSLFDISKD, from the coding sequence ATGAGCAATTTAGAAATATTTTCCGGGCGTTCTAATCAAACGCTGGCTAATGCTATAGCCAAAAAGTTGGAAATGCGATTAGGAAAATGCGATATTGAAAATTTCGCAGATGGAGAAATTTGGGTAAAATATAACTCAAACATTCGAGGTAAGGATGTGTTCATCATTCAATCTACAAATCCTCCTTCGGATAATTTAATGGAATTGCTCATATTGATAGACGCTGCTAAACGAGCATCTGCACGAAGAGTAACAGCAGTAATTCCATATTTTGGATACGCTCGACAAGACAGAAAAGATCAGCCGCGAGTTTCTATTACAGCAAAACTTGTTGCAAATCTCATTACGCACGCGGGAGCAGATAGAGTAATAACAATGGATTTACACGCTCCTCAAATTCAGGGATTTTTTGATATTCCAGTTGACCATTTGTATTCATCGGCGGTATTTATGCCGTTTTTACGAAAGAAAAAAATTCCCAATCTTGCAGTTGTTTCACCGGATGTTGGAGGAATAAAACTTGCGAGAGCGTACGCAAAGCGTTTACAAGTTGAACTTATTCTCATTGATAAACGACGCCCAAAGCCTAATGTTGTTGAAGTTATGAACATTATCGGCGACGTCAAAGGAAAAAACATCCTCATCGTAGATGATTTAGTAGATACTGCAGGAACATTTACAAATGCAGTAAAAGCGCTTAATGCAGAAGGAGCAAAAGAAATTTATGGAGTTTGTACACACGCAGTACTTTCTCAAAATGCCATAGAAAAAATTACCAATTCCGCTGTTAAAAAATTATACGTAACAGATACATTTCCATCGAAAAACGTTGGAGAAAAAATAACAACACTTACTGTTGCAAATATTTTCAGCGAAGCAATTCTTCGCTGTTACAATAATCAGTCAATCAGTTCGCTTTTTGACATAAGTAAAGATTAA
- a CDS encoding 50S ribosomal protein L25, which produces MKEVTLPVEVRTIRKKKVGKLRREGFIPAIYYLNGEGEIPVSVREKNLLPIINNPDLQLINLEITPGGIRQGIVKEVQRDPITERPLHVDFQGVREDRMLTVEIPIVLTGGTPAGVRMGGILQHILHTVEVSCLPKDIPEHIEVNISELAINHSVHVGQLSFPNIRILTPSEEPIVAVFPPKVEKEPTAVETTEEQKEPEVIAKGKKEEEVSAEPVKGKEQTKK; this is translated from the coding sequence ATGAAAGAAGTTACATTACCCGTCGAAGTTCGGACTATTCGAAAGAAAAAAGTAGGAAAATTACGACGCGAAGGTTTTATCCCGGCAATTTATTACTTGAACGGTGAAGGCGAAATTCCTGTTTCTGTTCGTGAAAAAAATCTCCTCCCGATAATCAACAATCCCGATTTGCAACTCATTAATCTGGAAATTACTCCCGGTGGGATTCGTCAGGGAATTGTAAAAGAAGTACAACGCGACCCTATTACTGAACGCCCTCTTCACGTGGATTTTCAAGGTGTACGGGAAGACAGAATGTTAACCGTTGAAATTCCTATTGTACTCACAGGCGGAACTCCTGCTGGTGTGCGAATGGGAGGAATTCTCCAGCATATTCTCCATACTGTTGAAGTTTCTTGCCTTCCCAAAGATATTCCGGAACATATCGAAGTAAATATCAGCGAACTCGCAATTAACCATTCAGTTCACGTAGGACAACTTTCATTTCCGAATATACGTATCTTAACTCCGTCAGAAGAGCCGATTGTTGCAGTATTCCCGCCGAAAGTAGAAAAAGAACCTACTGCGGTAGAAACAACCGAGGAACAGAAAGAACCTGAAGTAATAGCAAAGGGAAAGAAAGAAGAAGAAGTTTCCGCTGAACCTGTAAAAGGAAAAGAACAAACAAAGAAGTAA
- the rpsF gene encoding 30S ribosomal protein S6, translated as MNENKRLYETTYIINGSLEDTQTESIISKVNDVVVKHGGEVLSIVRWGRKRFTYPIRHKTNGYYVILEIKANASFIREFERFFHLEENILRHLCIALTKQMLKAKELKPFVIEPSTLMQQEVILEEILTTEIEAAKEEIPLPIRQELHTHENELQGEKNNA; from the coding sequence ATGAACGAAAACAAACGCTTATACGAAACTACTTATATCATAAACGGTTCGCTTGAAGATACTCAAACCGAATCTATCATTTCAAAAGTGAACGACGTCGTTGTAAAACACGGCGGCGAAGTTCTTTCAATTGTCCGTTGGGGACGAAAACGATTTACGTATCCCATACGACATAAAACAAACGGCTACTACGTAATTCTGGAAATAAAAGCGAATGCGTCGTTCATCCGCGAGTTTGAACGTTTCTTTCATCTCGAAGAAAATATATTGCGCCATTTATGTATTGCATTAACTAAACAAATGCTTAAAGCAAAGGAATTAAAACCATTTGTCATTGAGCCATCTACGTTAATGCAGCAAGAAGTTATTCTTGAAGAAATACTCACAACCGAAATAGAAGCAGCAAAAGAAGAAATACCTTTGCCTATTCGTCAAGAATTACACACACACGAAAACGAACTACAAGGAGAAAAGAACAATGCCTAA
- the rpsR gene encoding 30S ribosomal protein S18: protein MPKLTPQEYAQLAAKRRKQLEESLKKRTCRFCRSRDIYIDYKEEKRLIRCLSEQGKITPKRLTGTCAKHQRQLVIAIKRARYLALLPYVSTIIR from the coding sequence ATGCCTAAACTCACTCCGCAGGAATATGCGCAATTAGCCGCAAAACGCCGAAAGCAATTAGAAGAATCATTAAAGAAACGCACATGCCGTTTTTGCCGCTCGCGCGATATCTACATTGACTACAAAGAAGAAAAGCGATTGATTCGTTGTCTTTCCGAACAAGGAAAAATAACACCGAAACGATTGACAGGAACGTGCGCAAAACATCAACGACAACTCGTTATTGCTATCAAACGCGCTCGTTACTTAGCATTATTACCGTATGTTTCAACAATAATTCGTTAA
- a CDS encoding 50S ribosomal protein L9, translated as MKIILRKDYEVLGKKGEIVSVKDGFARNYLFPQKIAALATESTVKAMELAHQQMQAKVKKELLAVQKRVSDLQKISQVTIAVKVGEENRLFGSVTSLDIANALKAHHFDLDKRAIELDEPIKSLGIYSVHVKLHSEVKTTIKVKVVKE; from the coding sequence ATGAAAATCATTTTACGCAAAGATTACGAAGTATTGGGAAAAAAAGGAGAAATCGTTTCTGTAAAAGATGGTTTTGCTCGCAATTACTTATTCCCTCAAAAAATTGCAGCGCTTGCTACCGAAAGCACCGTAAAAGCGATGGAACTTGCTCACCAACAAATGCAAGCAAAGGTAAAAAAAGAATTACTTGCCGTTCAAAAACGCGTATCCGATTTGCAAAAAATTTCACAAGTTACTATTGCCGTAAAAGTTGGCGAAGAAAACCGATTATTCGGCTCCGTAACTTCGCTCGATATTGCAAATGCTCTAAAAGCGCATCACTTTGACCTCGATAAGCGCGCTATTGAACTCGACGAACCAATTAAATCGCTTGGCATTTATTCTGTTCACGTGAAACTTCATTCAGAAGTTAAAACTACTATTAAAGTCAAAGTGGTTAAAGAGTAA
- a CDS encoding sodium-translocating pyrophosphatase, translating to MELTLIFVISIIGLLFAVYLIRNVMQRDTGTPAMQEISNAIKSGAEAFLRRQNKTILYLAVALTALIYILYAFVRTSNEHDPATASTLALWTSLSFILGALCSVAAGYMGMWVSIRSNIRTASAATRNLNDALQTALRGGAVSGFFVVALSLLGVAGLFAIVNAMGVAKTVEQIPLLIVGYGFGASFVALFAQLGGGIYTKAADVGADLVGKVEAGIPEDDPRNPAVIADLVGDNVGDCAGRGADLFESTAAENIGAMILAAALYKANFVELGTNGLLSVLLFPLVARAFGILASIVGILIVKTNDNEDPMKALNRGYYVTTVLAMIGFFVASKWLLGSEYYFNFFLCGVIGVLTALAFVFLTQYYTEYKYRPVQSISEASKTGAATNIIAGIAVGMESTGYPVLVISAALISSYFLGESSGLKEAGLFGTAVATMGMLGTAAFILAMDTFGPITDNAGGIVEMSKQPDDIRKRTDRLDAVGNTTKALTKGYAVGSAALAAFLLFSAYFDEVRNYGFDLQHIDLSKPPVFVGAMFGAMLVFIFSSLAIKAVGRAAYSIINNVREQFKNNPGIMKGTSKPDYRQCVDIVTRAALKEMVLPGLLVVIMPIFVGLVFKWIYNASGTPANGATGAEVVGGLLMVGTITGILVALFLNNGGGAWDNAKKFVEVGNKKGSDWHKATVVGDTVGDPFKDTAGPSLHVLIKLLSTITLVLAPLFI from the coding sequence ATGGAACTCACACTTATTTTTGTAATCAGTATTATCGGATTATTATTCGCAGTTTATCTTATTCGGAACGTAATGCAACGTGATACCGGAACCCCCGCTATGCAGGAAATCTCCAACGCCATTAAATCGGGCGCAGAAGCATTTCTCCGACGACAAAACAAAACAATTCTCTATTTAGCAGTCGCATTAACAGCACTCATATATATACTCTACGCATTTGTCAGAACATCGAACGAGCACGACCCCGCAACCGCATCTACGCTTGCACTATGGACCTCGCTATCTTTCATTCTTGGAGCGTTATGCTCTGTTGCCGCTGGATATATGGGAATGTGGGTTTCCATTCGTTCCAATATTCGAACCGCCTCCGCAGCAACTCGAAACTTAAATGACGCTCTACAAACAGCATTACGCGGAGGCGCAGTTTCAGGATTTTTTGTGGTTGCATTATCACTACTCGGTGTTGCAGGATTATTTGCTATTGTGAACGCAATGGGAGTTGCTAAAACTGTTGAACAAATTCCGCTTCTCATTGTCGGATACGGATTTGGTGCATCATTTGTTGCATTGTTCGCTCAATTGGGCGGTGGTATCTATACAAAAGCCGCCGACGTGGGCGCAGATTTAGTTGGTAAAGTTGAAGCAGGAATTCCTGAAGATGATCCTCGTAATCCTGCTGTTATTGCCGATTTAGTTGGCGATAATGTCGGTGATTGTGCCGGTCGTGGAGCAGATTTATTCGAATCTACTGCGGCGGAAAACATCGGCGCTATGATTCTTGCCGCGGCATTATACAAAGCAAACTTTGTTGAACTTGGTACAAATGGCTTACTTTCCGTATTACTCTTCCCTCTTGTTGCTCGAGCATTCGGCATTCTTGCTTCTATCGTAGGAATTTTGATTGTCAAAACCAACGACAATGAAGACCCAATGAAAGCACTCAATCGCGGTTATTACGTTACTACGGTTCTGGCAATGATTGGTTTCTTTGTTGCTTCCAAATGGTTGTTGGGAAGCGAATATTATTTTAATTTCTTTTTATGCGGCGTTATCGGTGTACTTACTGCTCTTGCCTTTGTGTTTTTAACACAATATTACACAGAATACAAATATCGCCCCGTACAATCTATTTCCGAAGCATCCAAAACAGGCGCTGCTACAAATATCATAGCAGGAATTGCAGTGGGAATGGAATCCACCGGGTATCCTGTTCTCGTTATTTCCGCCGCACTTATTTCTTCTTATTTCCTTGGTGAAAGTTCGGGATTGAAAGAAGCAGGTTTGTTTGGAACTGCAGTAGCAACGATGGGAATGTTAGGAACTGCTGCATTTATTCTCGCTATGGACACATTTGGTCCGATTACTGATAACGCAGGAGGTATTGTCGAAATGTCCAAACAACCCGATGACATTCGGAAACGAACGGATAGACTTGATGCCGTAGGAAATACCACCAAAGCATTAACCAAAGGATACGCAGTTGGTTCTGCTGCGCTTGCCGCATTTCTCTTATTTTCTGCATATTTTGACGAAGTGAGAAATTATGGTTTTGATTTACAGCATATAGATTTATCAAAGCCGCCTGTATTTGTCGGAGCGATGTTCGGAGCGATGCTCGTGTTTATTTTTTCTTCGCTTGCTATTAAAGCAGTCGGAAGAGCCGCATATTCTATTATTAATAATGTCCGCGAACAGTTTAAAAATAATCCCGGAATTATGAAAGGAACGTCTAAACCCGATTACAGACAATGTGTTGATATTGTTACTCGTGCGGCATTGAAAGAAATGGTGCTTCCTGGTCTTCTCGTAGTTATTATGCCCATCTTTGTCGGACTTGTTTTCAAATGGATATATAATGCAAGCGGAACTCCAGCGAACGGAGCAACCGGCGCAGAAGTTGTCGGTGGTTTGCTGATGGTTGGAACAATTACAGGAATTCTTGTTGCCCTCTTTCTTAACAATGGCGGCGGCGCGTGGGATAATGCAAAAAAGTTTGTCGAAGTTGGAAATAAAAAAGGAAGCGATTGGCACAAAGCAACCGTTGTCGGCGATACCGTTGGCGACCCATTCAAAGATACAGCTGGTCCCTCGCTTCATGTATTGATTAAATTACTCTCTACAATAACGTTGGTTTTAGCGCCGTTGTTTATTTAA
- a CDS encoding DUF4139 domain-containing protein: MFYAIFLTILLASNLFSQSKNERTQVDLTIYNQNLSLIREERTLNLKKGISTIVIPDIPSTIDGTSLHFSSLTDANAVRVLEQNYQYDLVNQSKLLFKYLGKTIEFVRLNEETKKEFTVSGKLLSNVDGIVAEVNGKIEVNPSGKIVLPSLPEGLISKPQLQWMIENEKEGEHKTEISYLANNLSWICNYVALINKDDNKLDLTGWVTITNNCGTSFKNAGLKLVAGDVNIVAKDVEIYPRYQMMELMSTSKEPQFEQRELFEYKLYSLKRKADINDNETKQLELVAGKKVVAKKVFIYDGATKPKVGVYVQFKNEEKSGLGIALPKGKVRVYKKDEDGKEQFIGEDEIDHTPKDEELKLNLGNAFDIVGERKKTDGKTFGERSAQETYEIKIRNHKAEEIEVQIYEHPGGWREWEITNWSDKWEKVDQNTVKFHVNVNKDGEKIVTYTVRYEW, encoded by the coding sequence ATGTTTTACGCAATTTTTCTCACCATTTTATTAGCATCCAATCTTTTTTCACAATCGAAAAATGAACGGACGCAAGTAGATTTAACTATATACAATCAAAATCTTTCTCTCATCAGAGAAGAACGAACGCTCAATTTGAAGAAAGGAATTTCGACAATCGTTATTCCCGACATTCCTTCGACGATTGACGGTACGTCATTGCATTTTTCAAGCTTGACCGATGCAAATGCTGTGCGCGTTCTCGAACAAAATTATCAATACGATTTAGTCAATCAATCAAAACTTCTTTTTAAATATTTGGGGAAGACGATTGAGTTCGTTCGATTGAATGAGGAAACGAAAAAAGAATTTACTGTAAGCGGAAAACTTCTTTCCAACGTTGATGGCATTGTTGCAGAAGTGAATGGGAAAATAGAAGTGAATCCATCGGGAAAAATTGTGCTTCCGAGTTTGCCCGAAGGTTTAATTTCAAAACCTCAACTGCAATGGATGATAGAGAACGAAAAGGAAGGCGAGCACAAAACAGAAATCAGTTATCTTGCGAATAATCTTTCATGGATTTGCAATTACGTTGCATTGATAAATAAAGACGACAACAAATTGGATTTGACAGGATGGGTTACAATAACTAATAATTGCGGAACGTCGTTCAAAAATGCGGGATTGAAACTTGTTGCCGGCGATGTCAACATTGTAGCAAAAGATGTTGAAATATATCCGCGTTATCAAATGATGGAATTGATGTCGACATCAAAGGAGCCGCAATTTGAGCAGAGAGAATTATTTGAATACAAACTTTACTCACTCAAACGCAAAGCAGATATCAACGATAACGAAACGAAACAACTTGAACTCGTTGCAGGAAAAAAAGTTGTTGCGAAAAAAGTTTTTATTTATGACGGTGCAACAAAACCGAAAGTTGGCGTGTACGTGCAGTTCAAGAACGAAGAAAAATCTGGGTTGGGAATTGCATTGCCCAAAGGTAAAGTCCGCGTATATAAGAAAGACGAAGATGGGAAAGAACAATTTATCGGCGAAGATGAAATTGACCACACGCCGAAAGATGAAGAACTAAAATTGAATTTGGGTAATGCGTTCGATATCGTCGGTGAGCGTAAGAAAACCGACGGAAAAACATTCGGTGAGCGTTCAGCGCAAGAAACATACGAAATAAAAATTCGCAATCATAAAGCGGAGGAAATAGAAGTGCAGATTTATGAACATCCAGGAGGTTGGCGCGAATGGGAAATTACAAATTGGAGCGACAAGTGGGAAAAAGTTGACCAAAACACTGTTAAATTCCACGTAAATGTAAACAAAGACGGAGAAAAAATAGTAACATACACAGTTCGGTATGAATGGTAA
- a CDS encoding ABC transporter ATP-binding protein has product MQDEEILGKAYDSRLMKRLLLFLKPYRTWIIVAILLNIVIAGLGPMRPYLTKIAIDDFILKNDSSGLQQIALALFGVLILQAVIQYLNNYFTSWIGQRTIYDLRITIFSHLQKLSLRFFDKTPIGRMVTRVTNDVETLNELFSSGIVMVFSDIFIIVWILIFMFMMDVKLSLVTMSVLPLLVLVTMWFRKGARDAYRQVRTQLARINTFIQEHITGINVVQIFRREENEFQKFKRINQAHTDAHIRSVFYYAIFYPAVEIISAIAIGLILWYGGGEVMQQTISLGVLISFIQYTEMFFRPIRDLSEKYNIMQSAMASSERIFALLDDDAIIHDNAVKRNDGAVDGGNNGRKGTIEFRNVWFRYDDSSGRNTSFDYTFDGNSEFNRTSNIEHQQSDAWILKNVSFIIESGTTTAFVGATGAGKSTIVNLLLRFYEIQKGAILIDGIDIRLFPQNALRKRFAVVLQDVFLFSDDITNNITLGNDSISLEKVKRTCEIVGAHIFIEQLPKKYDEEVKERGATLSVGQKQLLAFARALVTNPEILILDEATSSVDTETERLIQNAITELLKDRTAIVVAHRLSTIQHADNIIVLHKGEVRESGTHQELLVQGGIYFKLYQLQFRGQEELFKESTNTTKSVLQLNNSLIN; this is encoded by the coding sequence ATGCAAGACGAAGAGATATTAGGAAAAGCCTACGACAGTCGTTTGATGAAACGATTGCTGTTATTCTTAAAACCATATCGCACGTGGATAATTGTTGCAATATTGTTAAATATTGTGATAGCAGGATTAGGTCCTATGCGTCCGTATTTAACGAAAATTGCTATTGATGATTTCATTTTAAAAAATGACAGCAGCGGATTACAACAAATTGCGCTTGCGCTGTTTGGTGTGTTGATATTGCAAGCGGTCATTCAATATCTGAACAATTATTTTACATCGTGGATTGGTCAACGAACTATTTACGATTTGCGCATCACTATATTTTCGCATTTGCAAAAACTCTCGCTTCGGTTTTTTGATAAAACTCCGATTGGACGAATGGTTACGCGCGTTACCAACGACGTTGAAACGCTGAATGAACTTTTTTCTTCCGGCATTGTTATGGTCTTCAGCGATATTTTCATCATTGTTTGGATTCTTATCTTTATGTTTATGATGGATGTTAAATTATCACTCGTTACAATGTCGGTTTTGCCGTTGCTTGTGCTTGTGACGATGTGGTTTCGTAAAGGTGCGCGTGATGCCTATCGCCAAGTGCGTACCCAACTTGCAAGAATCAATACGTTTATTCAGGAACATATAACCGGAATTAACGTAGTTCAAATATTTCGCCGCGAAGAAAACGAATTTCAGAAATTCAAACGCATTAATCAAGCACATACGGATGCGCATATTCGTTCGGTGTTTTACTATGCAATATTTTATCCTGCTGTCGAAATTATTTCTGCTATTGCTATCGGTCTTATTTTATGGTATGGCGGGGGAGAAGTAATGCAGCAAACAATTTCGCTCGGTGTTTTGATTTCGTTTATTCAATACACGGAAATGTTTTTCCGCCCGATTCGCGATTTATCTGAAAAATATAATATTATGCAATCGGCGATGGCTTCTTCAGAAAGAATTTTTGCATTGCTCGATGATGATGCCATTATTCACGATAATGCTGTGAAACGGAATGATGGAGCAGTTGACGGTGGAAATAATGGAAGAAAAGGAACGATTGAATTTAGAAATGTTTGGTTTCGTTACGACGATTCTTCAGGAAGAAATACATCTTTCGATTATACTTTCGATGGCAACAGTGAGTTCAATCGAACATCGAATATCGAGCATCAACAATCCGATGCTTGGATATTGAAGAATGTATCGTTCATAATAGAAAGTGGAACGACTACTGCATTTGTAGGCGCAACAGGTGCGGGAAAATCCACCATTGTTAATTTGTTGCTGCGGTTTTATGAAATTCAAAAAGGCGCAATTTTGATTGATGGAATTGATATTCGCCTTTTTCCACAAAACGCTTTGAGAAAACGGTTTGCTGTTGTACTTCAGGATGTGTTTTTATTTTCCGACGATATAACAAATAATATCACGCTTGGCAACGATTCAATTTCTCTTGAGAAAGTTAAACGCACGTGCGAAATTGTCGGCGCGCATATATTCATTGAACAGTTACCTAAGAAATACGACGAAGAAGTAAAGGAACGCGGAGCAACGCTTTCCGTGGGACAAAAGCAATTACTGGCATTTGCGCGCGCATTGGTAACGAATCCTGAAATCTTGATTCTTGATGAAGCGACATCGAGCGTTGATACAGAAACAGAACGTCTCATTCAAAACGCTATAACAGAGTTGTTAAAAGACCGAACTGCCATTGTTGTTGCGCATCGTCTTTCAACAATTCAGCATGCGGATAATATCATTGTTCTCCATAAAGGCGAAGTGCGGGAATCGGGAACACATCAGGAATTACTCGTGCAAGGCGGAATTTATTTCAAGTTGTATCAATTGCAATTTCGAGGACAAGAAGAATTATTTAAAGAATCAACTAATACTACTAAAAGTGTACTTCAATTAAATAACTCATTAATCAACTAA
- a CDS encoding ABC transporter ATP-binding protein has translation MKSLLRLLPYLNRYKKSIAIGFFVIIGSNMFWLFTPIIIGKTIDELQQSFDSTTFIQYASLVVGTMLFSGYFSYLTRQTIIVVSRKIEFDLRNDFLSHVQKLPLQYFQNTPTGDLMSYATNDLNAIRSVLGPGIMYTSDTATGFIMILAMMFSLDTTLTLVSLLPLPFISFAVYLLGKRVHKFYDEVQEQYSKLTTRTQENLSGIRVVKSFLREEHEIRIFKIMSWEYLEKNMKLARIQSLLWPLMFMLTGVSIVIVIFFGGKNIIEGTMTLGTMTQFIMYLGMLIWPMIAFGWVVNIFQRGAASMNRFCKVLDTVPEIRNEDFGIQIGEYYNEKSVISNSESQIFGAIEFRNVSFVHKNKTEPVLKNINLKIEQGTTLAIVGKTGCGKTTFVNLIPRLYDSAEGEVLIDGVNVKNIPLEILRNNIAIVPQETFLFSTSVIENISFGTDNGFKNGDTDSFNENSGIRNLKTVIRAAEIARISNDVENFPNQYDTIVGERGITLSGGQKQRTSIARAIMTNPKILILDDAFSAVDTHTEEEILQGLKKFMRERTSIIISHRISTVKDADVIIVLDGGEIVEQGTHSELVLFNGIYTELYEKQMLESELEAI, from the coding sequence TTCGTGATTATCGGAAGCAATATGTTTTGGCTTTTTACTCCGATAATCATCGGAAAAACTATTGACGAATTACAGCAATCGTTTGATTCAACAACGTTCATTCAATATGCTTCGCTTGTAGTCGGAACAATGCTCTTCAGCGGTTATTTTTCTTATCTTACACGACAGACAATTATCGTCGTATCAAGAAAAATTGAATTTGATTTGCGTAACGATTTTCTATCGCACGTACAAAAACTTCCGTTACAATATTTTCAGAATACGCCTACGGGCGACTTAATGTCGTATGCAACGAATGATTTGAATGCAATACGCAGCGTTCTCGGTCCCGGAATTATGTACACATCCGATACAGCAACAGGATTTATTATGATACTCGCAATGATGTTTTCGCTCGATACAACTCTCACGCTCGTTTCGTTGCTTCCGTTACCGTTCATATCATTTGCCGTGTACTTGCTTGGAAAACGTGTGCATAAATTTTATGACGAAGTGCAGGAACAATATTCGAAGTTGACAACACGAACTCAAGAAAATCTTTCAGGTATTCGCGTAGTAAAAAGTTTTCTTCGTGAAGAACATGAAATTCGCATTTTTAAAATAATGAGTTGGGAATATCTGGAAAAGAATATGAAACTTGCGCGTATTCAAAGTTTATTGTGGCCACTGATGTTTATGCTCACGGGAGTTTCTATTGTGATAGTTATTTTCTTCGGAGGGAAAAATATTATCGAAGGAACAATGACGCTTGGAACAATGACGCAATTCATTATGTATCTTGGAATGTTAATTTGGCCGATGATTGCATTTGGGTGGGTGGTAAATATCTTTCAGCGCGGTGCGGCTTCAATGAATCGGTTTTGTAAAGTATTGGATACAGTACCGGAAATTAGAAATGAAGATTTCGGAATACAGATTGGAGAGTACTATAACGAGAAGTCAGTAATCAGTAATTCGGAATCTCAAATTTTCGGAGCAATAGAATTCCGCAATGTTTCTTTCGTTCATAAAAACAAAACTGAACCGGTACTAAAAAACATCAATTTGAAAATTGAACAAGGTACAACGCTTGCTATTGTTGGTAAAACAGGTTGCGGTAAAACAACATTTGTCAATCTCATTCCGCGATTATATGATAGTGCCGAAGGAGAAGTGTTGATTGACGGAGTGAATGTTAAAAATATTCCGCTGGAAATTTTGAGAAACAATATTGCTATTGTTCCGCAGGAAACATTTTTGTTTTCAACATCGGTGATTGAAAATATTTCTTTTGGAACAGATAACGGATTTAAAAACGGTGATACCGATAGTTTCAATGAAAATTCTGGCATTCGTAATCTGAAAACTGTAATACGTGCTGCAGAAATAGCTCGCATATCGAACGACGTTGAAAATTTTCCGAATCAATATGATACGATTGTTGGAGAGCGCGGTATTACACTTTCCGGCGGTCAAAAACAACGTACATCAATTGCTCGCGCAATAATGACTAATCCAAAAATTCTGATACTTGATGATGCGTTTTCGGCAGTTGATACACATACAGAAGAAGAAATTCTGCAAGGATTGAAAAAATTTATGCGCGAGCGCACGAGTATTATTATTTCGCATCGTATTTCAACCGTAAAAGATGCTGATGTGATTATTGTTCTTGATGGCGGAGAAATTGTGGAACAAGGAACACACAGCGAACTTGTGTTATTCAACGGAATTTACACTGAGCTTTACGAAAAGCAAATGCTCGAGTCGGAATTGGAAGCGATATGA